The following are from one region of the Phormidium sp. PBR-2020 genome:
- a CDS encoding GTP-binding protein: MSNPITASDTPLDLPKQGMPVTIITGFLGSGKTTLLNHILSNQQDLKVAVLVNEFGDINIDSQLLMSIDENMVELSNGCICCTINDGLVDAVYRVLERGDRIDHLIIETTGVADPLPIMLTFLGTELRDFTRLDSVLTTIDAETFTPECFDSEAANKQIIYSDIILLNKTDLVPESQLGQLEQELRNIKEGARIIRCQFGEVPLPLILDVHYNHTQNYQREIEEEKAHEHHHDPDHDPDHDHDHDHPHEHHHHHSSHLDNDGFVSISFQSDRPLSLERFQNFLDQLSPSIFRAKGILWFQESQQKHIFQLSGKRCVLNVDDWKNAQPKNQMVFIGRHLDETQLRTSLEDCLNSEVLSGRP; the protein is encoded by the coding sequence ATGTCTAATCCGATCACGGCTTCTGACACTCCTCTCGATTTGCCTAAACAGGGAATGCCTGTCACCATTATCACGGGATTTCTAGGCAGCGGCAAAACGACCCTCCTCAATCACATCCTTAGTAACCAACAGGATCTGAAAGTCGCTGTCTTAGTCAATGAATTTGGTGACATCAACATTGACAGCCAACTGCTCATGTCCATTGACGAGAACATGGTGGAACTGAGCAACGGCTGTATTTGTTGCACTATCAACGATGGCTTAGTCGATGCCGTCTATCGCGTCTTGGAACGGGGCGATCGCATCGACCACCTCATCATTGAGACCACCGGAGTCGCCGATCCCCTGCCGATTATGTTGACCTTCCTCGGCACCGAACTACGAGACTTCACCCGGCTTGATTCCGTCCTCACCACCATTGACGCGGAAACCTTCACCCCAGAGTGTTTTGACAGTGAAGCCGCCAACAAACAAATCATCTATAGCGACATTATTCTCCTCAACAAAACGGATTTAGTCCCCGAATCCCAACTCGGCCAACTCGAACAGGAACTTCGCAACATCAAAGAGGGAGCGAGAATTATACGCTGTCAGTTTGGGGAAGTTCCCTTACCCCTGATTTTGGATGTTCACTACAACCACACCCAGAACTATCAACGGGAAATTGAGGAAGAAAAGGCTCACGAGCATCATCATGACCCTGATCACGACCCTGATCACGACCATGATCACGACCATCCCCACGAACATCACCATCACCATTCCAGCCATCTCGACAACGATGGCTTTGTCTCCATTTCCTTCCAGAGCGATCGCCCCCTGTCCCTAGAACGCTTCCAAAACTTCCTCGATCAGCTCTCCCCATCCATCTTCCGAGCCAAAGGAATCCTCTGGTTTCAAGAAAGTCAGCAAAAACACATCTTCCAACTCAGTGGAAAACGGTGTGTCCTCAACGTCGATGATTGGAAAAACGCCCAACCCAAAAATCAAATGGTGTTTATTGGCCGCCACCTCGACGAAACCCAACTCCGGACTAGCCTAGAAGACTGTCTCAATTCCGAAGTTCTCAGCGGACGACCCTAG
- a CDS encoding SidA/IucD/PvdA family monooxygenase → MPETVDIAIIGAGLQALTLVTHVLQKKASLRDRLAVFDRTGTWMAQWKQQFAALEIPHLRSPAVHHPDPNPYALRAFATNRASELFPPYDLPGTDLFEGFCEDVIERWGLGDGVIQSSITDIEPVEIEGRDRFRLHVQGHSPTLARRVILATGGGPPRLPDWVAEIPPGYPPERLQHSSQIDLRPLHLGGEEILIVGSGLTSGHLALGAVRRGARVTLMARRQFYGKLFDADPGWLGPKYLKGFQAEGDWGRRSQMIQEARNGGSITPKVLFKLRRLEREGRVQFLENCQITKATWNQGVWDIDCDQPQGSLPSFHRLWLATGTDFDIRQHPLLQQVQQTYPVETVAGLPLLDDHLRWGKSQLFLMGPGTALQVGPVARNIYGGKLASQRIVPALTKSSLARVA, encoded by the coding sequence ATTCCCGAAACCGTTGATATTGCTATCATAGGCGCTGGTCTGCAAGCGTTGACCCTGGTCACTCATGTTTTGCAGAAAAAAGCCTCATTGCGCGATCGCCTAGCGGTGTTTGATCGCACTGGAACCTGGATGGCCCAATGGAAGCAGCAGTTTGCGGCCTTGGAGATTCCCCATTTGCGATCGCCCGCCGTTCATCATCCCGATCCCAATCCCTACGCCTTACGGGCCTTCGCCACGAATCGGGCCTCGGAGTTATTCCCCCCCTATGATTTACCGGGGACGGATCTGTTCGAGGGGTTCTGCGAGGATGTGATTGAACGTTGGGGGTTGGGCGATGGGGTAATTCAGTCCAGCATTACTGATATTGAGCCGGTTGAAATTGAGGGCCGCGATCGCTTTCGGCTGCATGTGCAAGGTCATTCCCCCACCCTGGCCCGTCGTGTCATCCTGGCTACCGGTGGCGGCCCCCCGCGACTGCCAGACTGGGTGGCAGAGATTCCTCCCGGCTATCCCCCGGAACGGTTGCAGCATTCGAGTCAGATTGATTTACGGCCGCTGCATCTGGGGGGAGAGGAGATTTTGATTGTTGGCAGTGGGTTAACCAGTGGTCATTTGGCTTTGGGGGCCGTTCGTCGTGGCGCCAGGGTGACGTTGATGGCCCGGCGACAGTTTTATGGGAAGTTGTTTGACGCTGATCCGGGTTGGTTGGGGCCAAAATATCTCAAGGGGTTTCAGGCTGAAGGAGATTGGGGGCGGCGATCGCAGATGATTCAGGAGGCGCGAAATGGTGGCTCTATTACCCCCAAGGTTTTGTTCAAATTGCGGCGGCTAGAACGAGAAGGACGGGTTCAGTTTTTAGAAAATTGTCAAATCACAAAAGCGACTTGGAATCAAGGGGTGTGGGATATTGACTGCGACCAACCCCAAGGGTCGTTACCCAGCTTTCACCGTCTCTGGCTGGCGACGGGGACAGACTTTGATATCCGCCAACATCCGTTATTGCAACAGGTGCAGCAGACGTATCCTGTAGAGACGGTGGCGGGACTTCCTCTGTTGGATGACCATTTACGCTGGGGGAAATCGCAACTATTTCTCATGGGGCCAGGGACGGCGTTACAAGTGGGGCCCGTGGCCCGAAACATCTATGGCGGGAAGTTGGCCAGTCAACGCATTGTTCCTGCTTTAACCAAGTCGAGTTTAGCGAGGGTTGCTTAA
- a CDS encoding sigma-70 family RNA polymerase sigma factor — protein MFSVTTRPLPSSTSLTVSMPVTDVDLYAQLQTGDREALGQLYDRYGGLVYSLSLKVLKNPQEAEDLTQEIFLILWRKQNYDPSRGKLSTFLMMLTRSRGIDRLRSRGRRRKFLGHWGATLSEDTMTTPTPFDEISLSERRDTVREALEQLPEKYRSILELAYYQGMSQSAIADHLQMPLGTVKTRSRKGLLELRKQLQPWMGGSHE, from the coding sequence ATGTTCTCTGTGACAACACGACCGCTTCCATCCTCAACAAGTCTCACTGTCTCTATGCCAGTTACTGATGTTGATTTATATGCACAACTGCAAACCGGCGATCGCGAGGCGTTGGGACAGCTTTATGACCGCTATGGGGGGTTGGTCTATAGCTTGAGTTTAAAGGTTCTGAAAAATCCCCAGGAAGCGGAGGATCTGACCCAGGAAATCTTTTTGATTCTCTGGCGCAAACAAAATTATGACCCCAGTCGGGGCAAACTGAGTACCTTTTTAATGATGTTAACGCGATCACGGGGAATTGACCGCTTGCGATCGCGAGGGCGGCGACGGAAATTTCTCGGCCATTGGGGCGCCACTTTGAGCGAGGACACCATGACGACCCCAACGCCATTTGATGAGATTTCCCTGAGCGAGCGTCGAGATACAGTGCGTGAGGCCCTTGAGCAACTCCCTGAGAAATATCGCTCAATTCTGGAGTTAGCCTATTATCAGGGTATGAGTCAGTCGGCGATCGCCGATCATCTCCAGATGCCCTTAGGAACAGTGAAGACGCGATCGCGCAAGGGACTCTTAGAACTTCGCAAACAGTTACAACCCTGGATGGGGGGATCCCATGAGTAA
- a CDS encoding pentapeptide repeat-containing protein: protein MTLKELLEQYAAGERDFGGIILSEANLSRINLSGANLSGAILSIANLSGANLSGANLSYAKMNVTRLSGSNLVRANLEGAILNVANMIRANLSGANLRDAALIRAEMIRANLSEAKLNGANLNAADLRESTLRQVDLTGANLSEADLRGSSLIAAILLNANLIGTDLSKADLTGADLSNAEMRHARLHRANLSGTSLRGANLRWADLSGANLRWADLSEAKLSGANLIGADLSCANLLNTSFVHADLTQTNLIRADWEGADLSGAILTGAKLYGVARFNLTTEGMSCDWLDLSPNGDHSQIARFDSENFEKFFNQTPPVVQLVVDMPISSDAHRVLADIYHQLSQQYTEMNQPPSIDVGYRRTILTFRVDHDELLLPTAYVAVLPFQDAGDTQKTLVNLVRSLQSSSPDLSGVKAANQAAKLSVATIQRLRKVSGLRCPEVEGHSELEFFQAPTQTTVANSSDLGLTIYSNPMFGKRFFNAAELGIPLSALSSQRAQVVLPSSREILEFIQGFYSFD from the coding sequence ATGACGCTCAAAGAACTTTTAGAACAATATGCTGCCGGAGAACGGGACTTCGGTGGAATTATATTGTCCGAAGCAAATCTTAGTCGTATTAACCTGAGTGGGGCCAACCTGAGTGGGGCAATTCTCAGTATTGCTAATCTCAGCGGGGCTAACCTCAGTGGGGCTAACCTCAGTTACGCCAAAATGAATGTAACTCGCCTGAGTGGCTCTAACTTAGTGCGCGCTAACCTAGAGGGGGCAATTCTGAATGTCGCCAATATGATTCGGGCCAACCTCAGTGGGGCGAATCTACGGGATGCGGCCTTAATTCGCGCCGAGATGATTCGAGCCAATCTCAGTGAGGCGAAACTCAACGGGGCCAATCTCAATGCAGCGGATTTGCGGGAGTCCACTTTAAGACAGGTGGATTTAACAGGGGCCAATCTGAGTGAAGCGGATTTGCGGGGGAGTTCTCTGATTGCGGCAATTCTCCTCAATGCGAATCTGATTGGCACGGATTTGAGTAAGGCGGATTTAACGGGAGCGGACTTAAGCAACGCGGAAATGCGTCATGCTCGTCTGCATCGGGCTAATTTGAGTGGTACGAGTTTGCGCGGGGCGAATCTGCGTTGGGCCGATTTGAGTGGGGCGAATCTGCGTTGGGCTGATTTGAGTGAAGCGAAGCTGAGTGGGGCTAATTTGATTGGGGCCGATCTCAGTTGTGCGAATCTCCTCAATACCAGTTTTGTTCATGCGGATTTAACCCAAACCAATTTAATTCGGGCCGATTGGGAGGGGGCAGATTTAAGTGGGGCTATCTTAACGGGGGCGAAACTCTATGGGGTGGCTCGGTTTAATTTAACGACGGAGGGGATGAGTTGCGATTGGCTGGATTTAAGCCCCAATGGAGACCATAGTCAGATTGCCCGGTTTGACTCGGAAAACTTTGAGAAGTTTTTTAATCAAACGCCGCCGGTGGTTCAATTGGTGGTGGATATGCCTATCAGCAGTGATGCTCACCGGGTTTTGGCGGATATCTATCATCAGTTGAGCCAGCAATATACCGAAATGAATCAGCCCCCCAGTATTGATGTGGGCTACCGGCGTACGATTTTGACGTTTCGGGTCGATCATGATGAGTTATTGTTACCCACGGCTTATGTGGCGGTGTTGCCGTTTCAGGATGCGGGGGATACTCAGAAAACTTTGGTCAATTTGGTGCGATCGCTCCAGAGTAGTAGTCCTGATTTGTCGGGGGTGAAGGCGGCGAATCAGGCGGCGAAGTTAAGTGTGGCGACGATTCAACGGCTACGAAAGGTCAGCGGCTTACGTTGTCCTGAGGTTGAGGGTCATTCTGAGTTGGAGTTTTTCCAGGCTCCCACCCAAACCACGGTAGCCAATTCCAGTGATTTGGGCTTGACGATTTATAGTAATCCTATGTTTGGCAAGCGTTTCTTCAATGCGGCGGAGTTGGGCATTCCCCTCAGTGCGCTCTCGTCGCAACGGGCCCAGGTGGTGTTGCCCTCTTCTCGGGAAATTTTGGAGTTCATCCAAGGGTTTTATTCGTTTGATTAG
- a CDS encoding pentapeptide repeat-containing protein, with translation MEAEELLKKYAEGVRRFIGVNLSEANLSQANLTRVNLRNACLSVANLSGANLSRANLKGAKLNVAKLSSCNLRGANLRDADLNVANLIRADLSGADLYQASLIRTEMLRADLSGADLRGANLSGAMLKEAKLPRANFQGANLSEVDLSYAQMRGANLEQATFRRTNLRWADMSGASLRNSELRQVRLSGAKLIEADLRGANLRWADLSGASLAGADLSGAKLSGANLSGADLTGANLLDASLVYADLTRATLTNVDWMGADLSGATLTGSKLYGVSRFGLKSEGTVCDWVDLSPNGDGSKIQRFRPEQVEEFFNESLPTVRILVDAVLDPTAHVALAQVYYHIARYFPGLKRAPNIDVSDRRTVITFRLDNDLQLFSMAYITVLPFRDGTATQRNIENLVQLLQTRERENLEVGHFRYIQRLRVFFEQTVERANSLRNNEPESLNPDTGQGFFHAPTHVILSNSKNQTIEVQHHPQFGKQRLQAANRINPIEPPYPEVCNQILPPPFVIFDFVKTTVTDLNADPL, from the coding sequence ATGGAAGCCGAAGAACTATTAAAAAAATATGCAGAGGGCGTGCGGCGATTTATTGGCGTGAACTTAAGTGAAGCCAACCTTAGCCAAGCCAATCTCACCCGAGTGAATTTACGGAACGCCTGTTTGAGTGTGGCCAACCTTAGTGGGGCCAATTTAAGCCGGGCTAACCTCAAGGGGGCCAAGCTTAACGTCGCCAAATTGAGCAGTTGTAATTTACGAGGAGCCAATCTCCGGGATGCCGATCTCAACGTCGCCAACCTCATCCGAGCCGACTTAAGCGGAGCTGATCTTTACCAAGCTTCCCTAATTCGTACTGAGATGTTACGAGCGGATCTCAGTGGGGCCGACTTACGAGGGGCCAATCTCAGCGGGGCCATGCTCAAAGAAGCGAAACTCCCCCGAGCCAACTTTCAGGGAGCCAATCTCAGCGAGGTGGACCTCAGTTACGCCCAAATGCGGGGGGCCAACTTAGAACAAGCTACCTTCCGCCGCACGAATTTGCGTTGGGCTGATATGAGCGGGGCCAGTCTGCGTAACTCGGAACTGCGACAAGTGCGTTTGAGTGGCGCCAAACTGATTGAAGCGGATTTACGGGGGGCAAATTTACGTTGGGCCGATCTCAGTGGGGCCAGTTTAGCCGGCGCCGATCTCAGCGGGGCCAAGCTCAGCGGCGCCAATCTCAGCGGGGCCGACTTAACCGGGGCCAACCTACTTGATGCCAGTCTTGTGTATGCCGATCTGACTCGGGCCACCCTCACCAACGTCGATTGGATGGGGGCTGACTTGAGTGGCGCCACCCTCACCGGGAGTAAACTCTATGGCGTGTCCCGGTTTGGCTTAAAAAGTGAAGGAACTGTCTGTGACTGGGTTGATTTAAGTCCCAACGGCGACGGGTCCAAAATTCAACGCTTCCGGCCTGAACAGGTGGAAGAGTTTTTTAATGAATCCTTACCCACAGTGCGCATTCTGGTCGATGCCGTGCTCGATCCCACCGCTCATGTTGCCCTGGCTCAGGTCTATTACCATATTGCCCGTTATTTCCCCGGTTTAAAGCGAGCGCCCAACATCGATGTCAGCGATCGCCGGACCGTAATTACCTTCCGACTCGATAACGACCTTCAACTTTTTTCCATGGCCTATATCACCGTTCTGCCCTTTCGAGATGGAACGGCTACCCAGCGCAACATTGAAAACCTAGTACAACTGCTACAAACCCGAGAACGAGAAAATCTGGAGGTGGGACATTTCCGCTACATCCAGCGGTTGCGGGTCTTTTTCGAGCAAACCGTCGAACGGGCCAACAGTCTCCGCAACAACGAACCCGAGAGTCTCAACCCCGATACTGGCCAGGGTTTTTTCCACGCCCCGACCCATGTCATTCTCTCCAATTCCAAAAACCAAACCATCGAGGTTCAGCATCATCCTCAATTTGGCAAGCAACGACTCCAGGCCGCCAATCGCATCAATCCCATCGAACCCCCTTATCCCGAAGTCTGCAACCAGATTTTACCGCCCCCCTTTGTCATTTTCGATTTCGTCAAAACCACGGTCACCGATCTCAATGCTGATCCTCTCTAA
- a CDS encoding P-II family nitrogen regulator: protein MKKVEAIIRPFKLDEVKIALVNAGIVGMTVSEVRGFGRQKGQTERYRGSEYTVEFLQKLKLEIVIEDSQVDMVVEKLTAAARTGEIGDGKIFVSPVDRIIRIRTGEQNLEAI from the coding sequence GTGAAAAAGGTAGAAGCCATCATTCGCCCCTTCAAGTTGGACGAAGTTAAAATTGCTCTCGTCAATGCCGGTATCGTTGGCATGACCGTTTCCGAAGTACGCGGATTTGGGCGGCAAAAAGGACAAACTGAACGCTATCGGGGTTCAGAGTACACCGTGGAATTTTTGCAAAAGCTCAAGCTCGAAATTGTCATCGAAGATAGCCAAGTGGATATGGTGGTTGAAAAACTCACCGCCGCTGCGCGCACCGGAGAAATCGGCGACGGTAAAATTTTCGTCTCCCCAGTCGATCGCATTATCCGCATCCGAACCGGCGAACAAAACCTCGAAGCCATCTAA
- the sfsA gene encoding DNA/RNA nuclease SfsA, translating to MTSPLIYTYPPLYSGTLIRRYKRFLADIELVNGDVITAHCPNTGPMTGVCDPSSPVLLSYSDNAKRKYPYTWEAIQMRDAERTWVGINTSRSNAIVRSLLEQHLIPELGEYGDIRSEVKYGQDGKSRIDFLLEGERPLYLEVKNTTWAQEGKALFPDTVTQRGQKHLRELMALVDEAGCVMLYLINRGDCDRFSPGDEADPTYGKLLREAVERGVKILPCQVHISPEGLRYCGLVPLEL from the coding sequence ATGACTAGCCCCCTGATTTACACCTATCCCCCCCTGTACTCGGGAACCCTAATCCGTCGCTACAAAAGATTTCTAGCCGATATTGAACTGGTCAATGGCGATGTGATTACCGCTCATTGTCCCAATACCGGCCCCATGACCGGTGTTTGCGACCCCAGCAGCCCCGTATTGCTCTCCTATAGCGACAATGCCAAGCGTAAATACCCCTACACCTGGGAAGCTATCCAAATGCGCGATGCAGAGCGAACCTGGGTGGGGATTAACACCAGCCGCAGTAATGCGATCGTGCGATCGCTCTTAGAACAGCATTTAATTCCCGAATTGGGGGAGTATGGAGACATCCGCTCAGAAGTTAAATATGGGCAAGACGGCAAAAGCCGCATCGACTTTCTCTTAGAGGGGGAACGTCCCCTTTATCTCGAAGTGAAAAATACCACCTGGGCCCAGGAGGGGAAAGCCTTATTCCCCGATACCGTCACCCAACGGGGACAAAAACATCTGCGGGAGTTGATGGCCCTAGTGGACGAGGCCGGCTGTGTCATGTTGTACTTAATTAATCGAGGGGATTGCGATCGCTTTTCTCCCGGTGACGAGGCCGATCCGACCTACGGTAAACTGCTACGAGAGGCAGTGGAGCGCGGGGTGAAAATCTTGCCCTGTCAGGTTCACATCAGTCCCGAAGGACTACGCTATTGTGGACTCGTTCCCCTGGAACTTTAG
- the murJ gene encoding murein biosynthesis integral membrane protein MurJ, which produces MADETGKVRSLASVAGIVAAATLISKIFGLVRQQAIAAAFGVGVAVDAYNYAYVIPGFLLVLLGGINGPFHSAIVSVVAKRDKRDAVPLIETMTTLVGGILLLVTVALVIFAHPLIDVVAPGLSETAAGQEIREIAVIQFRIMAPMALLAGLIGIGFGSLNAADMYWLPSISPLFSSVALLGGLGVLALSLGEQIIEPQYAMLGGLVLAWGTLIGALLQWLVQVLVQWREGLGTLRLRFDFWRPGVREILNVMGPATFSSGMMQINVYTDLWFASFIPQTASALGYAGLLVQTPLGIISNTLLVPLLPIFSRLAAPEHWDQLKQRIRQGLILTGLTMLPLGALMVALATPIVRVVYERYAFDREASEFVAAILMAYGLGMFVYLGRDVIVRVFYALGDGQTPFRVSIANIFLNVVLDYFFIQWFGAPGLVLATMGVNVVSMVALLVLLDRKIGGLPWLEWATPIASLTVLSFVTGVAGWGIYDGLQRFLGDGGFLLSLFQLTIAGCGGLAVFAMVVARMGLSEVDLFMNRLRAKFGRG; this is translated from the coding sequence ATGGCTGACGAGACAGGAAAGGTTCGTTCTTTGGCGTCTGTTGCTGGCATTGTGGCAGCAGCAACCCTCATTAGTAAGATTTTTGGTTTGGTACGTCAACAGGCGATCGCCGCCGCGTTTGGGGTCGGTGTCGCCGTGGATGCCTACAACTACGCCTATGTGATTCCCGGCTTCCTCCTAGTCCTGCTTGGGGGCATCAATGGACCGTTCCATAGTGCGATCGTCAGTGTCGTTGCCAAACGGGACAAACGAGATGCTGTTCCCCTCATTGAAACGATGACCACTCTAGTGGGCGGCATCCTACTCCTGGTCACAGTGGCCCTGGTTATTTTTGCTCATCCTCTCATTGATGTGGTCGCACCGGGGTTATCGGAAACGGCGGCGGGCCAAGAAATCCGCGAAATTGCCGTGATTCAGTTTCGCATTATGGCACCGATGGCCCTGCTGGCCGGCTTGATTGGCATTGGCTTTGGTAGCCTCAATGCGGCGGATATGTATTGGCTGCCGTCCATTAGCCCCCTGTTCTCCAGTGTGGCGCTCCTGGGCGGCTTAGGGGTTTTGGCGTTGTCTCTCGGAGAACAAATCATTGAACCCCAATATGCCATGTTAGGGGGCTTAGTCCTGGCCTGGGGAACGCTTATCGGTGCGTTGCTGCAATGGTTAGTACAGGTACTCGTGCAATGGCGAGAGGGACTGGGAACGCTGCGCTTACGCTTCGATTTTTGGCGGCCGGGGGTACGAGAAATCCTCAACGTCATGGGCCCGGCCACCTTCTCCTCGGGAATGATGCAAATCAATGTCTATACAGACCTCTGGTTTGCGTCTTTTATCCCCCAAACTGCTTCAGCCTTAGGCTATGCCGGATTATTAGTCCAAACCCCGCTCGGGATTATTTCCAACACGCTCCTCGTTCCCCTATTGCCCATTTTCTCGCGCCTGGCGGCTCCTGAACATTGGGATCAGCTCAAACAGCGGATTCGTCAAGGTCTGATTCTGACGGGGTTAACCATGTTGCCTCTGGGGGCTTTGATGGTGGCCCTAGCCACGCCAATTGTACGGGTGGTGTATGAACGTTATGCCTTTGACCGAGAGGCGTCAGAGTTTGTGGCGGCGATTCTCATGGCTTATGGCTTGGGGATGTTCGTTTATCTGGGGCGCGATGTCATCGTGCGGGTGTTTTATGCCCTTGGGGATGGTCAAACCCCCTTCCGAGTCAGCATTGCCAATATTTTTCTCAATGTGGTTTTGGATTATTTCTTTATCCAATGGTTTGGCGCACCGGGGTTGGTGCTGGCGACGATGGGGGTCAATGTGGTGTCTATGGTGGCGTTGCTAGTGCTCCTCGATCGCAAGATTGGCGGCCTACCTTGGTTGGAATGGGCCACCCCTATCGCCTCTCTGACGGTGTTGAGTTTTGTGACGGGGGTTGCGGGTTGGGGGATTTATGACGGGCTACAACGGTTCCTGGGTGATGGTGGCTTTCTGCTGAGTTTGTTCCAGTTAACCATTGCCGGTTGTGGGGGTTTGGCTGTGTTTGCGATGGTGGTGGCACGCATGGGCCTATCGGAGGTGGATTTGTTTATGAATCGCTTGCGGGCGAAGTTTGGGAGGGGATAA
- a CDS encoding metallothionein produces the protein MTTVTQMKCACDSCLCIVSLESAVMKDDKPYCSQACADGHPDGAGCGHKGCTCHS, from the coding sequence ATGACTACTGTGACTCAAATGAAATGCGCTTGCGATTCCTGCCTCTGTATCGTTAGCTTGGAAAGCGCTGTGATGAAAGACGATAAACCCTATTGCAGTCAGGCTTGTGCCGATGGTCATCCCGATGGGGCCGGCTGTGGACATAAAGGCTGCACCTGTCACAGCTAG
- the ffh gene encoding signal recognition particle protein — protein MFDAFADRLEEAWKKLRGQDKISEANIQDALKEVRRALLTADVNLQVVKQFIADVEEKAMGAEVIAGVRPDQQFIKIVNDELVAIMGESNVPLAHADQPPTVVLMAGLQGTGKTTASAKLALHLRKLNRSSLLVATDIYRPAAIDQLKTLGEQIDVPVFDMGTDADPVEIARQGVEKAKADGIDTVIVDTAGRLQIDTEMMAELSRIKETIQPHDTLLVVDAMTGQEAATLTRTFDEEIGISGAILTKLDGDSRGGAALSLRRISGAPIKFVGMGEKVEALQPFYPDRMASRILGMGDVLSLVEKAAEQVDLADAEKMQEKILSAQFDFNDFLKQTRLMKSMGSLGGIMKLIPGMGKQISDDDLQKGETQLKRSEAMIGSMTIDERTNPDLLSSSPSRRRRVAKGSGFDESDVNKLVSDFKKMRSLMQQMGQGNLPGMGGGGMPGMNPFGGMFGGGGGGPRPGFRGPGGGKPKKKKKQKKKKGFGEL, from the coding sequence ATGTTTGACGCATTTGCTGACCGCTTAGAAGAAGCCTGGAAAAAGCTCCGAGGACAAGACAAGATCTCGGAGGCTAACATTCAAGATGCCTTGAAAGAGGTTCGTCGCGCTCTCCTCACGGCGGATGTGAACCTACAAGTGGTCAAACAGTTCATCGCTGATGTAGAAGAGAAGGCGATGGGGGCGGAGGTGATTGCTGGGGTTCGCCCAGATCAGCAATTCATCAAAATCGTCAATGATGAGTTGGTGGCCATCATGGGGGAGAGCAATGTTCCCCTAGCTCATGCAGATCAGCCGCCAACGGTGGTTCTCATGGCAGGGTTACAGGGAACCGGTAAAACGACCGCCTCGGCGAAATTAGCCCTCCATTTACGCAAACTCAATCGCTCCAGCCTGCTCGTAGCGACTGATATCTATCGCCCAGCGGCGATCGATCAGCTCAAAACCCTCGGCGAACAAATCGATGTCCCGGTGTTTGATATGGGGACCGATGCTGATCCAGTAGAGATTGCCCGTCAAGGGGTTGAGAAAGCCAAAGCCGATGGCATTGACACGGTCATCGTCGATACCGCTGGCCGCCTACAAATCGACACCGAGATGATGGCGGAGTTGAGCCGCATCAAGGAGACAATTCAACCCCACGATACCCTCTTGGTGGTGGATGCGATGACCGGGCAAGAGGCCGCCACCCTCACCCGCACGTTTGATGAAGAAATTGGGATCAGTGGGGCAATTCTCACGAAGCTGGATGGGGACAGTCGGGGTGGGGCGGCCCTCTCGCTGCGGCGTATCTCGGGGGCCCCAATTAAGTTTGTGGGGATGGGAGAAAAGGTTGAGGCCCTACAACCGTTTTACCCCGATCGCATGGCCTCCCGGATTTTGGGCATGGGCGATGTGCTGTCCTTGGTGGAGAAAGCCGCTGAACAGGTGGACTTGGCCGATGCTGAGAAGATGCAGGAGAAAATCCTCTCGGCTCAGTTTGACTTTAATGATTTCCTCAAACAAACCCGCTTGATGAAGAGTATGGGGTCTCTGGGGGGAATTATGAAGTTAATCCCTGGGATGGGGAAACAGATTTCTGATGATGATTTACAGAAAGGGGAGACGCAACTCAAACGTTCCGAGGCCATGATTGGCTCGATGACCATCGACGAACGGACCAATCCTGATTTGTTGTCGAGTTCTCCGAGTCGTCGCCGTCGGGTGGCGAAAGGGTCTGGGTTTGATGAGTCTGATGTGAATAAGTTGGTGAGTGATTTCAAGAAGATGCGATCGCTCATGCAGCAAATGGGCCAGGGGAACCTTCCGGGAATGGGGGGTGGCGGAATGCCGGGGATGAATCCCTTTGGTGGGATGTTTGGCGGCGGCGGTGGCGGCCCCCGTCCGGGCTTCCGGGGCCCCGGTGGCGGTAAGCCGAAGAAGAAGAAAAAACAGAAGAAGAAGAAAGGCTTTGGGGAGTTGTAG